AGGAGGGGATTTTACAGAAGCAATAAACGAAGGAGTCAGACAGGGGTATAAAGACGGATTTCTTCGAAAATCAGTAGTAACTGATCCGCTTGAAAGAAAAAACAGCGGAGATAATACACCTGCAGTTATCCATACTGATATTGTCCCGGGAGATAAAATAAGGATTGTTTTTGCTCCCAAAGGCGGAGGGAGTGAAAATATGAGTGAAGTTAGAATGATGGCTCCTGCTGCAGGAGTTGAAGGCGTGAAGGATTTTGTTGTTGAAAGAGTCCTTAAGTCAGGAGCCAATCCCTGCCCTCCGGTAATCGTGGGTGTGGGAATAGGAGGCACGTTTGAAAAATGTGCACAGATTGCAAAAAAATCGCTTTTAAGGCCAGTTGGCTCGGTTCATCCCAATCCTTATTATGCAGATCTGGAGAAGGAGCTGCTGGAAAAAATCAATAAACTCGGAATAGGCCCCCAGGGATTCGGCGGCAGATGTACTGCACTTGCTGTACATATTGAAGTGCATCCGTGCCATATTGCAAGCTTTCCTGTTGCTGTCAATATGCAGTGTCATGTTGCAAGGCATAAAGAGGTTACAATCTGAAGAAATCAAGTTCATTTAAACGCAATATTGTTAAATTAAGAGATAAAAGAATTGTCTAATTCTTCATAAAAAGGAGAAAGTTATGGCTGAACCAAAGCGAATTATTACTCCTCTTACTGACGAAGTCATAAAAGATTTACATATCGGAGATTCTGTCTTAATAAGCGGAGTAATTTATACGTCACGTGATTCTGCGCACAAGCGTCTTATTGAAGCGTTGGAAAGGGGCGAGAACCTGCCTCTTGAGCTTGACGGCCAGATAATCTATTATGCAGGCCCTGCACCTGCAAAACCGGGTAAGCCCATAGGTTCCATAGGCCCGACAACAAGTTATCGAATGGATCCCTATGCCCCGACCCTGATTGCAAAAGGGCTTAAGGGGATGATAGGCAAGGGAAATCGTTCAAGTTCTGTAATTGAGGCTATGATAAAGTATACAGCTGTTTATTTCGGAGCAGTGGGAGGCGCTGCTGCACTCGGTGCAAAAAGTATTAAAAAAGCGGAATTCATTGCTTACGAAGATCTCGGGCCTGAAGGTATCCGCAGGCTTGAAGTAGAAGACTTCCCTGCTGTAGTTGTAAATGACTGTTATGGCGGGGATTTGTATAAACAGGGATTGGAAAAGTACGGGAAACAGTGATTTTACAAAAACAAAAGACTGACGATGATATCAAGACTGTTTATGTGGGGCTTGGAAATACTATTCTCAGTGATGACGGGGTTGGTATTTATGTACTTCGTGAGATCGGGGAAAAAATTGACGATTCTCAAGTAACCATAAAGGAAGCAAGTGTTGGAGGGTTGGAGCTCCTTGATTATATTACAGGTTTTGGCCGTGCTGTAATAATTGATGCTGTACGCACGGGCAAATATCCTCCGGGCACGGTTGTAGCAATAAAAGCAGATGACCTGCCTGGAGGTTCGTCATTAACCCGTCATCAGGTACCTTTTTCTGAGGCTCTTGTACTTGGCCGTAAAATAGGCATGCAGCTTCCGTCACAAATTTTAATTTTTGGTATTGAGGCTGAAGATGTAACTACTTTTTCTGAAGAATGTACACCGGTTATTGCTGAAAAAATACCTGAAATTGCTGATAAAATAATCAGTGCCGTTTTTATGGAAGAATAAAAAAAATACTTTTCGGCAAGAAAAGGGTTGACACTTTCATGCGTCGTTTGTATCATTATCCGTACTGAAAATTTTGTAATATTGTACTGTAAATATTTTTAATAAAGGAAAGGATGTAGTATGAGTGTAGACCTCACGGAAACGGAAAAAATTGTTGAGAAGTACCGTGGCAAAAATGGCGTTTTAATACCTCTCCTTCAGGATGTACAGAAAGTATATGGATTTGTTCCCAAAGAAGCTGTTGAGTACATTTCAAAAGAGATGAAAATCTACCCTGTTGAGGTTTACGGTATTCTTACATTCTACAGCCAGTTTTATCTTACACCAAGGGGTAAACATTCCATCCGTGTTTGCCAGGGAACTGCCTGCCATGTTATGGGCGGTAAGGCACTGCTTGATTATCTTGAAGGAAAGCTTGGTATTGAGAGCGGAGAGACGACAGATGACGGTATGTTTACAATTGAGCGTGTAGCATGCCTTGGATGCTGCGGTATGGCTCCTGTGGTTGCTGTGGGAGATGAGTTCCATGGAAACTGTTCAGTGGAAATGTTAGATGAGCTGGTTGAGAAATATCGAACAAGGAGTGATAAGTAGATGGAGAACAGAATATTAATATGTATGGGAACAAGCGGGTTATCAGCAGGAGCTGTGGATGTTGAGAAAAATTTTCGGGCTGCTTTAAAAGAAAAGGGGCTTGAAAATTCGTGGGAAGTTATGCGCGTCGGGGACAGAGGGCTTTTCCGTGATGTTCTCGTTGATATTATAACTCCTGCTCTCGGCAGAATTACTTATCAATATGTCAAACCTGAAGATGTGGAAAAGATAGTTGAAGATCATTTAATTAATGGAAAACCATATAAAAAGCGGCAGACAGGCGAGAGTTATGAACAGTTTTTTAAAGATCAGACAAGAATAGTTCTTGCCAATTGCGGTGAAATAGATCCTATGGATATGGATCAGTATATAGAGACCGGCGGATACAAAGGCTTAGAAAAAACCATGTCTATGTCAAGGGAAGAGGTACTGGAAGAAATTACAAAGTCGGGCCTTCGCGGAAGAGGAGGCGGAGGTTTCCCAACAGGGACAAAATGGAAGTTCTGTAAAAATGTTGAAAGCGACAAGAAGTATATTGTCTGTAATGCAGACGAGGGAGACCCCGGCGCTTTTATGGACAGAAGCGTGCTGGAGGGTGATCCTCATGCTGTTCTGGAAGGTATGGCTATTGCAGGGTACACTGTCGGAGCGGATGAGGGATATATTTACTGCCGTGCCGAATACCCTCTTGCAATTAAAACATTAACTTTTGCGATAGAGGAAGCGGAAAAGAGAAACTATCTCGGCAAGAATATTCTCGGAAGTGATTTTTCTTTTACCCTTCATATAAAAGAAGGTGCCGGAGCTTTTGTGTGCGGTGAAGAAACGGCTCTGATTGCATCAATTGAGGGGAAAAAGGGAAGGCCTAACCCCAGGCCCCCTTATCCTGCAGTTGAAGGGCTTTGGGGAAAGCCTACTATTATTAATAATGTGGAAACTCTGGCAAATGTCCGGCATATAATCACCCGCGGGTCAGAGTGGTTCTCCTCAATCGGATACAAAGACAGTAAAGGCACAAAAGTTTTTGCCCTTGCAGGCAAGATTAAGAATACAGGGCTTGTTGAAGTACCGATGGGAACAACTATCAGAGACCTTGTTTTCGGCCCGGGCGGAGGAATGCTGAAAAAGAAAATCAAGTTTAAAGGCGTTCAGCTTGGAGGCCCTTCAGGAGGATGCTTACCTGAATCTCTGCTTGATACACCTATTGATTATACGTCTATTACCGAAACCGGGGCAATAATGGGTTCCGGAGGTATGATTGTAATGGACGAAGGTACATGTATGGTTGATGTTGCAAGATACTTCCTTGAGTTTACAGTTGCTGAATCCTGCGGTAAGTGTGTTCCGTGCCGTGTAGGGCTGAAGAGAATGCAGGAAGTGCTTGAAGATATCTGTGCAGGCAGGGGAAAGGAAGAGCATCTTGAATTCCTTCAGAGCATGGGAGAAACCATTAAAAATACTGCTTTATGCGGTCTGGGTAACACAGCCCCAAATCCTGTTTTAACAACAATGCGTTATTTTATGGAAGAGTATGAAGAACATATCAAAGATAAAGAATGCAGAGCGCATGAGTGTGTTGAGCTGATTCATTTTGAAGTTATGGAAGAAAAGTGTGTTAAATGCGGTGCATGTTACAGAGCATGCCCTACTGATGCAATTGAGTGGAAAAAAGGTGAATACGCATTTATTGATAAAGAGAAATGTATTAAGTGCAAGTCTTGTATCAATGCATGTGATTTTATGGCAATAAAGTAGATAAACACATTTTTTAAGGAAGATTATAATGATTACAGTAATAATTGATGATAAAAAGATAAATGTTGATCCTGGAAAGACAATACTGCAGGCTGCTCATGAATCCGGAATTTATATTCCCAGTCTTTGTTTTCACCCGGATCTGCCTCCTCTCAGCACATGCAGACTCTGTATCGTAGAAATTGAAGGCATGAGAGGTTTTCATACATCCTGCAACACAAAAGTACAGGATGGCATGAAAATAAAAACAAAAACCCCTGAAATTCAAAAAATGCGCAAACAGGTTCTCTGGCTTATTCTAAGCGAACTACCGAAAGACCTTCCCAAATCAACGGAACTGATGAAGATTGCCGAATATATCGGAATAGAGGAGGTACTTTCGGGATTTGCCCCGAAATCAAAAGATCTGCCTATACTTACAGAAGAACCTCTGTTTGTGCGGGATTACAATCTCTGTATTCTCTGCGGGAGATGTGTTGAGATGTGTCAGAGCGTACGCGGGGTCGGGGCTCTCGGATTTGTAAACAGAGGAATTGAATCCAGAGTTGCAACGGCGTACGATGTCAGCTATCAGGATGCAGCATGTTCATTTTGCGGTGCATGTGTGGAAGTGTGCCCTTCAGGTGCTCTTACGGAGAAAAAAGAAATTGACCCTGATGACAGGGAGAAAACACTTCTTCCATGCAGTTACAACTGCCCTGCACATATTGATGTGCCTGAATATGTCCGTCTTATTGCAGAGGGAAGATTTCAGGATTCTCTTGAAATTGTAAGAGAAACTGTTCCGTTCCCTCATATACTCGGCCTTGTATGCGATCATCCCTGTGAAAGCGAATGCCGAAGAGATGATCTTAAGGGATCCATATCAATAAGAAACTTAAAACGTTTTGTTGCTGAAAAGGACAACGGAAGATGGCGCAGCAAGTTTAAGATAAACAAAGATAACGGAAAGAAAGTTGCAGTTGTAGGCGGGGGCCCTGCGGGCTTGTCAGCAGCATGGTTTTTACGGCTTAAAGGCTATTCTGTCACAGTTTTTGAAGCAAATAAAGTTGCAGGCGGTATGATGGCTGCAGGAATTCCAAAATACAGGCTTCCCTGGCATGTTCTTAATAAAGAGATAGGAGAAATTGAGAGAATCGGGGTTGAGATTAAAACTAATTCAAAAGTGGATTCAATCTCTGATCTTTTTAATGATGGTTATAAAGCGGTTTTCCTCGGAATGGGAGCTCAATTGGGAATGAAGATGGGGCTGTCAGGAGAGGATAATCCGAAAGTGAAGGATGGAATATCCATACTTAAGGCTGTGAATTTCGGTGAAGATTTTGATCTCTCAGGAAGAGTAGCTGTTGTAGGAGGCGGTAATGTTGCAATGGATGTGGCAAGAACCGCATTACGAAACGGAGCCAGTGAGGTCTCTGTAATTTACAGGCGGACGAAAGCTGAGATGCCTGCTGACCCTGAAGAGGTAAAAGAGGCTGAGAATGAAGGTGTTGTATTTAATTTCCTCGTTAATCCGGTAAATGTCGATTCAAAAAATGATAACATCTCGGTCAAATGCATAAGAATGCAGCTTGGCGAACCTGATGCCAGCGGCAGAAGAAGGCCTGTTCCTGTTGAAGGGAGTGAATTTGCCATTGATGTTGACCATCTGATTATTGCCATAGGCCAGGATTATGTCATCCCCAAAGAATTTAATGTTGAACTTGAGAGATGGGGCTCAATTAAAGTTGACAGCAAAACAATGAAGACGTCAAGAGACGGAGTATTTGCAGGAGGTGATGTTGTCACAGGGCCCGCATCAGTAATTAAAGCGATTGCTGCAGGCACGAGGGCAGCTTCTTCAATCGATAAATATCTTGGAGGCGACGGAGAGGTTTTCCAGAAACTTGTACAGAAAGAGGAGCCTGATCCATGGATGGGCAGGAGAGAAGGGTTTGGCTATGAAGAACGTGTTGTTATGAAGACAATACCTGTGGATGAAAGGCTTAAAGATCCGAACAAACAGGTTGATCTCTGTTTTTCTGACGAGGAAGCTGTAAAAGAGGCCGAAAGATGCCTTAAATGCCCGCTCAGGCTTACAATTAATAAGGCGCCTGTACCTGATAATTTTAGAGAATAAGTAATGTTTTATCTTGATTTATTAAATATAATTGGTTAAATTGACGCCTCGTATACAGGAAAAAATTGTGGTTCCCCTCAACAGAATAAAAGAGGGGGTATCAGAATATAATTTTCGGACGAAATTGAGTGACCCTGAAGTTTTTTCCGGCTGTATATTCTCGGAGAATATTTTTGTGTCCTTGAAGATTACTGCCGGGCGCGGGGAATATTTGTGTGAATTCCAGGCTTCTGCTACAGGAACTTTTGTTTGCGACAGGTGCCTCGAAGAGTATAAGCGTGAAATTGCTGTATCAAGTGCTGTTCTTTTTACATTTGATCATGATAATGAAGATTTTGAGAGTGAATCAGTACATATACTGGATAGATCTTCAACAGAAATAGATATCAGCAGTGATGTCATAGATATGCTGCTGATTGAAGTACCTGTAAAAAAATTGTGCAGAGAAGATTGCAAGGGTTTATGCCCTCTCTGTGGAGTAAATCTTAATAAAGAGAAGTGTTCCTGTCCTACTGATGTAATTGATCCGAGGTGGGAAGGACTGAAAAATATTAATTTTTCAGAATAAGTATATTGAAAGGAGAAATTTGTGGCTCTTCCAAAGAGAAAAATATCAAGAACAAGAAGGGATAAGAGGCGGACTCATAAAAAACTCAGTGCGGTTCAGGTGGTAGAATGTCCACATTGCCATCAGCCAAAGTTGCCTCATCGTGTATGCCCGAATTGTGGATACTATAAGGGAAGAATGGTAATTATACCTCAAGAATAGAAAAGGTCGCGGTTATGGTTCCGAAAATTGCTGTTGATGCAATGGGGGGGGACAATGCTCCCAGGAGTGCAGTCACAGGAGCGATTGAGGCAGCACGTAAAGCTGGGGGCAGGTATGAAATAGTACTTGTCGGAGATAAGGACGAAATAGAAAATGAGATGCAGCATCACCTGCTTTTAAAGGGACTGCCGATTTCAATAAAGCATGCTTCCCAGAAAGTTGAGATGAAGGAATCTCCGTCCAAGGTGTTTCGCTCAAAGCCTGATTCTTCAATTGCTGTTGCAATGAAGATGCAGAAAGAGGGGGAAGTAGATGCAGTTGTAAGCGCAGGCAACACAGGCGCTGTTATGGCATCGGCTCTTTTTCTGTTGGGAACAGTTAAAGGTGTTTTGAGGCCTGCAATTGGTTCTTTTATGCCTCATGAGAACGGTGTGTGTTTGATGGTTGATGTAGGCTCTGTTGTCAACTGTAAATCGCAGCATCTGTTTCAATTTGGGGTTATGGGCTCTATTTTTATGAATTATGTAATGGATATTAAATCGCCGACTGTAAGTTTGCTCAATATAGGCGAGGAGAGTTCAAAAGGTACTGATGTTGTGAAGCAAGCTTACAATTTGCTTGAAAACAGTGATATGAATTTTATCGGCAACATAGAGGGCAGAGATATTCTGAAGGGTAAAGCTGATGTTATTGTGTGCGACGGTTTTACCGGTAATGTGATTTTAAAATTTGGCGAGAGCCTTGCCAGGATGATTTCCAGAACAATGAGAAGAACTATAAGGGGAAATCTTCCCGGTACAATCGGAATGTATCTTTTAAGGCCCAGTTTGCGTAAGTTTTTTAAGCTTTTTGATTATCAGGAGTACGGCGGAGCGCCTCTTTTAGGTGTAAAGGGTACTTGTATTATAGGGCATGGCAGTTCAGGACCACGCGCTATAAAAAATGCAGTTGAAGAAGCATGGAGAATGATAAAGGAAAGGGTTGCAAGCCACATTGAGGAGGAGCTTGCCAAGAGGAAGGGAGATGAAAGTGTGTGAGACTAGTCCTGCAATGATTCTTGGGACAGGCAGAGGCATTCCTGAAAAAGTATTAACGAATTTTGACCTTGAAAAAATAGTTGATACATCAGACGAATGGATTCGTGAACGTTCCGGTATTGAAAGACGTCATATTCTTGAAGAAGGGAAAGTTAATTCGGATTTATCTTCAGAAGCTGCATTAAAAGCGCTGGAAGATGCAGGAGTCAAACCCGAAGAACTTGATTTTATAATTGTAGCAACAATAACACCTGATTACATTTTTCCGTCAACAGCTTCTCAGGTGCAGGCAAAGATAGGAGCTGTTAATGCTGCTGCTTTTGATATTTCAGCAGCATGCTCAGGCTTTATATACGGGCTGACTCTTGCTAATTCATTAATCGAGTCAGAAGCTGCAAATAGAATATTAGTTATAGGGGCAGAAATACTTTCCAGAATAACTGACTGGGAAGACAGGGGTACCTGCGTTCTTTTCGGAGACGGTGCAGGAGCGGCAGTACTAGGCCCTGCAGAAGGTGACAGGGGGATAGTTTCAACTTACATTAAGAGTGACGGCCGCCTTGGCAATTTGCTGAGTATGCCGGGAGGCGGTTCAGCTAACCCTGCAACTCATGATACAGTTGATAAAAGGATGCATTTTATTAAAATGGAAGGCAGAGAAGTATTCAAACATGCAGTAAGAACAATGAGAGATGCAGCCAATCATGCTCTTAAACTGGCAGGAAAGACAGGAGAAGACATAGATCTTTTAATTCCGCATCAGGCTAATGTAAGAATTATTGATGCGATTGCATCGCGCCTTAAGCTGCCTGATGAAAAAGTATATGTAAATATTCAGGAGTTTGGCAATACATCAGCAGCATCAATACCAATTGCACTTGATGAGGCGAGAAGAAACGGTAAGCTGAAAAAAAACGATCTTTGTCTTATTGTTGCATTCGGAGGCGGTTTTACATGGGGATCTGCATTAATCCGTATGTAGTATTATCCAATAAGGAGAAACTCTGTGGGTAAGATTGGTTTTCTTTTTCCCGGGCAGGGCTCGCAACTGGTAGGCATGGGTAGTGATTTTTACGAGTCAGTTCCGGAAGCAAGGGATATTTATACCGAGGCATCTGATGTACTTGGATTTGATATTGCAGATATCTCTTTTAACGGGCCTGAGGAAAAACTAAAACAGACTCAATTTACACAACCGGCTCTGTATGTCCACAGTTATGCTGTTCAATTGCTTCTAAAGAAAAAAGGTGTAATCCCTGATGCTGCAGCAGGACACAGCCTTGGGGAATTTTCCGCTCATGCATGTGCCGAAGCATTTTCATTCAGACAGGGGCTCGAGCTTGTTAAAGAGCGGGGCAGGCTTATGCAGTCTGCAGGAGAAGTTAAGCCTGGTACAATGGCAGCAATTATCGGCCTTGAAGCTGAAGCGGTTATGGCTCTCTGTATGGATGCTGCAGACAGCGGCATTGTTCAGCCTGCAAACTATAATGCACCCGGGCAGATAGTTGTTTCCGGTTCCATTGAAGGAGTAGCAAAAGCTGTTGAGCTTGCAAAGGAGAGAGGCGCTAAGAGAGCTATCCAGCTTCCGGTAAGCGGCGCTTTTCATTCCCCTTTAATGGCTGATGTTGTTGAAGGGTTTGGTGAGAAGCTCAGATCAATGCAGATAAAAATGGTAAATATTCCTGTTTATGCGAATGTTACTGCTTATCCTGTAAGCAGTGCTGAAGAAATTAAGTCTCTTTTACATAATCAGTTAACTCATTCTGTAAGATGGGTTGAAACTATTAATAATATGATTAAAGACGGAGTTACTGAATTTATTGAAGTGGGATCAGGTAAAGTTCTTTCAGGCCTTGTACGAAGAATTAGCAGAGATGTATCTGTTTCCCAGTGTGGTACAATAAAAGATTTTGATAAATTTTAAAAGGAAAGGGCGAAGATTATGTCACAGCTTCAAGGTAATGTCGCTCTTGTTACAGGTGGGGCCAGAGGGATAGGAAGAGCAATTGTGCTTGAATTGGCGCGTAGAGGCTCGGATGTGATTGTTTCGGATATTGATCTGGAAGGCGCTGAGAAAACCGCAGCTGAGGCAAGTTCTCTATCAGTAAAATCCATAGCTGTTTCAGGCGATGTTTCAAATGCTGATGATGTGGCGGATATGATAACAAAATCTATAGATGCTTTCGGGCAGATTGACATACTTGTTAATAATGCAGGGATTACAAGAGACAACCTTCTTATGAGGCTTACTGAGGAAGATTGGGATATTGTTCTTAAAGTAAATTTAAAAGGCGCATTTCTCTGTACAAAAAGCATTCTGCGCAAAATGATGAAAAACCGTAAAGGGAAAATTATAAATATAGCGTCTGTGGTTGGTATAATGGGAAATGCAGGGCAGTCAAATTATGCAGCGTCAAAAGCAGGGCTTATAGGTTTTACAAAGAGTATTGCCAAGGAAGTAGGGTCACGCAATATACAGGTTAATTGTGTTGCTCCAGGATTTATCGAAACTGAGATGACAAAGAAACTCAGCGAAGATGTTAAAAATGATTTTCTTGATTCGATTCCATTAAAGAGAGCAGGTTATCCTGAAGATGTTGCACGAGTTGTTGCATTTCTTGCATCA
The bacterium DNA segment above includes these coding regions:
- a CDS encoding fumarate hydratase, with amino-acid sequence MREINVSTITREVKKLCMDANFYLGDDVVDKIKECYEKEESPTGRDVLTQILKNIEISREDKVPLCQDTGYAVFFVELGQDVNITGGDFTEAINEGVRQGYKDGFLRKSVVTDPLERKNSGDNTPAVIHTDIVPGDKIRIVFAPKGGGSENMSEVRMMAPAAGVEGVKDFVVERVLKSGANPCPPVIVGVGIGGTFEKCAQIAKKSLLRPVGSVHPNPYYADLEKELLEKINKLGIGPQGFGGRCTALAVHIEVHPCHIASFPVAVNMQCHVARHKEVTI
- a CDS encoding Fe-S-containing hydro-lyase gives rise to the protein MAEPKRIITPLTDEVIKDLHIGDSVLISGVIYTSRDSAHKRLIEALERGENLPLELDGQIIYYAGPAPAKPGKPIGSIGPTTSYRMDPYAPTLIAKGLKGMIGKGNRSSSVIEAMIKYTAVYFGAVGGAAALGAKSIKKAEFIAYEDLGPEGIRRLEVEDFPAVVVNDCYGGDLYKQGLEKYGKQ
- a CDS encoding hydrogenase maturation protease encodes the protein MILQKQKTDDDIKTVYVGLGNTILSDDGVGIYVLREIGEKIDDSQVTIKEASVGGLELLDYITGFGRAVIIDAVRTGKYPPGTVVAIKADDLPGGSSLTRHQVPFSEALVLGRKIGMQLPSQILIFGIEAEDVTTFSEECTPVIAEKIPEIADKIISAVFMEE
- the nuoE gene encoding NADH-quinone oxidoreductase subunit NuoE, with the translated sequence MSVDLTETEKIVEKYRGKNGVLIPLLQDVQKVYGFVPKEAVEYISKEMKIYPVEVYGILTFYSQFYLTPRGKHSIRVCQGTACHVMGGKALLDYLEGKLGIESGETTDDGMFTIERVACLGCCGMAPVVAVGDEFHGNCSVEMLDELVEKYRTRSDK
- a CDS encoding 4Fe-4S binding protein, which translates into the protein MENRILICMGTSGLSAGAVDVEKNFRAALKEKGLENSWEVMRVGDRGLFRDVLVDIITPALGRITYQYVKPEDVEKIVEDHLINGKPYKKRQTGESYEQFFKDQTRIVLANCGEIDPMDMDQYIETGGYKGLEKTMSMSREEVLEEITKSGLRGRGGGGFPTGTKWKFCKNVESDKKYIVCNADEGDPGAFMDRSVLEGDPHAVLEGMAIAGYTVGADEGYIYCRAEYPLAIKTLTFAIEEAEKRNYLGKNILGSDFSFTLHIKEGAGAFVCGEETALIASIEGKKGRPNPRPPYPAVEGLWGKPTIINNVETLANVRHIITRGSEWFSSIGYKDSKGTKVFALAGKIKNTGLVEVPMGTTIRDLVFGPGGGMLKKKIKFKGVQLGGPSGGCLPESLLDTPIDYTSITETGAIMGSGGMIVMDEGTCMVDVARYFLEFTVAESCGKCVPCRVGLKRMQEVLEDICAGRGKEEHLEFLQSMGETIKNTALCGLGNTAPNPVLTTMRYFMEEYEEHIKDKECRAHECVELIHFEVMEEKCVKCGACYRACPTDAIEWKKGEYAFIDKEKCIKCKSCINACDFMAIK
- a CDS encoding FAD-dependent oxidoreductase; this encodes MITVIIDDKKINVDPGKTILQAAHESGIYIPSLCFHPDLPPLSTCRLCIVEIEGMRGFHTSCNTKVQDGMKIKTKTPEIQKMRKQVLWLILSELPKDLPKSTELMKIAEYIGIEEVLSGFAPKSKDLPILTEEPLFVRDYNLCILCGRCVEMCQSVRGVGALGFVNRGIESRVATAYDVSYQDAACSFCGACVEVCPSGALTEKKEIDPDDREKTLLPCSYNCPAHIDVPEYVRLIAEGRFQDSLEIVRETVPFPHILGLVCDHPCESECRRDDLKGSISIRNLKRFVAEKDNGRWRSKFKINKDNGKKVAVVGGGPAGLSAAWFLRLKGYSVTVFEANKVAGGMMAAGIPKYRLPWHVLNKEIGEIERIGVEIKTNSKVDSISDLFNDGYKAVFLGMGAQLGMKMGLSGEDNPKVKDGISILKAVNFGEDFDLSGRVAVVGGGNVAMDVARTALRNGASEVSVIYRRTKAEMPADPEEVKEAENEGVVFNFLVNPVNVDSKNDNISVKCIRMQLGEPDASGRRRPVPVEGSEFAIDVDHLIIAIGQDYVIPKEFNVELERWGSIKVDSKTMKTSRDGVFAGGDVVTGPASVIKAIAAGTRAASSIDKYLGGDGEVFQKLVQKEEPDPWMGRREGFGYEERVVMKTIPVDERLKDPNKQVDLCFSDEEAVKEAERCLKCPLRLTINKAPVPDNFRE
- a CDS encoding DUF177 domain-containing protein yields the protein MSLKITAGRGEYLCEFQASATGTFVCDRCLEEYKREIAVSSAVLFTFDHDNEDFESESVHILDRSSTEIDISSDVIDMLLIEVPVKKLCREDCKGLCPLCGVNLNKEKCSCPTDVIDPRWEGLKNINFSE
- the rpmF gene encoding 50S ribosomal protein L32, which gives rise to MALPKRKISRTRRDKRRTHKKLSAVQVVECPHCHQPKLPHRVCPNCGYYKGRMVIIPQE
- the plsX gene encoding phosphate acyltransferase PlsX, which codes for MVPKIAVDAMGGDNAPRSAVTGAIEAARKAGGRYEIVLVGDKDEIENEMQHHLLLKGLPISIKHASQKVEMKESPSKVFRSKPDSSIAVAMKMQKEGEVDAVVSAGNTGAVMASALFLLGTVKGVLRPAIGSFMPHENGVCLMVDVGSVVNCKSQHLFQFGVMGSIFMNYVMDIKSPTVSLLNIGEESSKGTDVVKQAYNLLENSDMNFIGNIEGRDILKGKADVIVCDGFTGNVILKFGESLARMISRTMRRTIRGNLPGTIGMYLLRPSLRKFFKLFDYQEYGGAPLLGVKGTCIIGHGSSGPRAIKNAVEEAWRMIKERVASHIEEELAKRKGDESV
- a CDS encoding ketoacyl-ACP synthase III — protein: MKVCETSPAMILGTGRGIPEKVLTNFDLEKIVDTSDEWIRERSGIERRHILEEGKVNSDLSSEAALKALEDAGVKPEELDFIIVATITPDYIFPSTASQVQAKIGAVNAAAFDISAACSGFIYGLTLANSLIESEAANRILVIGAEILSRITDWEDRGTCVLFGDGAGAAVLGPAEGDRGIVSTYIKSDGRLGNLLSMPGGGSANPATHDTVDKRMHFIKMEGREVFKHAVRTMRDAANHALKLAGKTGEDIDLLIPHQANVRIIDAIASRLKLPDEKVYVNIQEFGNTSAASIPIALDEARRNGKLKKNDLCLIVAFGGGFTWGSALIRM
- the fabD gene encoding ACP S-malonyltransferase, whose protein sequence is MGKIGFLFPGQGSQLVGMGSDFYESVPEARDIYTEASDVLGFDIADISFNGPEEKLKQTQFTQPALYVHSYAVQLLLKKKGVIPDAAAGHSLGEFSAHACAEAFSFRQGLELVKERGRLMQSAGEVKPGTMAAIIGLEAEAVMALCMDAADSGIVQPANYNAPGQIVVSGSIEGVAKAVELAKERGAKRAIQLPVSGAFHSPLMADVVEGFGEKLRSMQIKMVNIPVYANVTAYPVSSAEEIKSLLHNQLTHSVRWVETINNMIKDGVTEFIEVGSGKVLSGLVRRISRDVSVSQCGTIKDFDKF
- the fabG gene encoding 3-oxoacyl-[acyl-carrier-protein] reductase, with translation MSQLQGNVALVTGGARGIGRAIVLELARRGSDVIVSDIDLEGAEKTAAEASSLSVKSIAVSGDVSNADDVADMITKSIDAFGQIDILVNNAGITRDNLLMRLTEEDWDIVLKVNLKGAFLCTKSILRKMMKNRKGKIINIASVVGIMGNAGQSNYAASKAGLIGFTKSIAKEVGSRNIQVNCVAPGFIETEMTKKLSEDVKNDFLDSIPLKRAGYPEDVARVVAFLASSDADYITGQVINIDGGMLTS